ATACCAATCATGCCGGTGTAATCTTTGAGCATGACGTTATCGACTGTTTTTAGGTAAGGGACGCTCGTTTGAGAAATTTCACCTGTCAGGTGTCCAAAATAGTTGTTCACTGAATTGATAAATAACTGACAGGTCTCTTCGAATTCAACTTTTTCTTTTTCCTTATACATAGTTGGTTAATTTCTTTTTAAAAGTTTGTCAAATGCAGTTACCAGATCGGTTTGATTTACTGGTTTATATAGAAAACCTCGTGCGCCCTTATCCAGAGCCAGCAGTCCCGTGTATTTGTCTGACAACGCCGTGATGATCATCACCTTAGCCTCAGGATTTATCGCCATCATTTTATCAAGGCAGGTGAGCCCATCCATTTCAGGCATGGTTATATCGAGGGTGACGACATCTGGTCGCTTCATTTCGAACTGATTGATGGCATCCTTGCCGTTTTTGGCCATGCCTACTATTTCTAAATTATAATTGGTCAGGTGTTTTTCAATGGTGCGACGCATCACTGATGAATCGTCTACAATCAATAGTTTCATATATTTGTTTTTAGGCTACGATGGCTAATTCAGGAGTATTTACAGGAAAAATGAAGTCCAATTCGAAGGACTTTCCTTTTTTGAATGAAATGTTCAATTTTCCGTTATGTTTTTTGGTAAGGGAGTTGACCAAACTCAGTCCATGACCTCTACCAGAATGTTCCGTTACACTTTCAGAGGTTGAAAATCCATCCTTGAAGAGTAGTTTGAGAATATCCTTTGCCTCAAAACCTTTGACAGATTCTTTGTTCACCATTCCTTTCTCCACCGCTTGATGAAGAATTTTCTTTAGATCAAGGCCTTGGCCATCGTCTTTGTATTTGAAATGAAGGTTGTCTCCTTTTTCTGATGGATTAAGTGACAATTGGATCAACGCTTCTTCTGGTTTGTTGTTGGCCACACGTACATCTGGTGTCTCAATTCCATGTATGATGGAATTGCGAATAAGCTGGATGCTGATGTCCTTGATGTCTAACTTAAATTTTTCAGGAATCTGTATGTGTTTTTCGTTGGCAAATTCAAACCTGACTTTTTTTCCCACGTCTGCGCTAATTCTCTTCGCACCTCTTTCCAGCGCTTCGGCCAGTCTGTCGTCAGTATCCATTTGCTTTTGAGAAAATTGTGTGGAGATATTGATGACTCGGTTGAGGAGCGCCTTAATATTGGAAAGCAGAATTGAAATTTCACTGATTTCATAGAGAATGTTCAAAAAGTCGTTGCCTACTACATTTTTGGTTTTCAGCTTGCTTAGCGAGTTTTCCAGATCGTGGAATTTTTCAGTGATCAGTTGCAGATCAATGAGAGAGGCGTTGCCCTTGAGATTGTGAATAGTGTTGAAGGTAAAGTTGATCAGCTCATTGAAGTCTCTTTTCGAATCCATCTCATAGCGAAGTGAAATGCTTTCCAGAGTTTCCTCAGCGGTAACCAAAAAGTCCATGAGCAAATCTGGCTCGATTCTTAGAATACTTAGCATTTGCTCAGTTTCTTGCTTGTTTTTAAGCTCTGCCTCTTTGACTTTCATTTCGAGCTGAACTGTTTCTGTTTCGTCGATTACGGTTACCAGGATGTTCCTGATATCTTCTCCCTCAAATACTCTTGAAAAGACAATTTTGATGTGTTTGGAATGCGCGATGCCTTGTTCGTCATAGTGGAAGATCTCAATGTGCTCCACTGGGTTGAGTTGTGCCAGCACATCCGTTTCAATGTTCTTGTCAAAAAGATGTTTGATGTACATCTGAAGGGCCTCCAAATCCCTGGTGACCAGGCGAGGGCGCATAAAATTGATGAACTCTTGATTAGCAATTTCCTTTTGTTCAAAAATTTTCTCCATTTGTTTAGAGTATACATCGCTAATGGTAAAATCTTTGTTGAGTAGGAAAATTCCTTCGTCTACATTGTCGAACACGGCTTCCGACTGGTTATATAGATATTTAACTTCCTTTCGTTCTTTGTCCAATTCACTGTGGGCAACCTGTATCTCACTAAGTGAACTTTCCAGTTTTGAATTGGAACTTTCTAGTTCTTTAGATTTCATAGCATTTTGGATGGTTGCTATTCTGAGGTTGTGTGCCCAGAACCCACAAATGGTAACTACCGTGACTGCAAGACTGATATGGAAAATGAAGGTTTGCAAATCCATATACTCCAATTGAGTAAAGTAGACTTCTTGCGTGCCGATAAATTGTGCATAGGCAAATGCCCCATGATGCAATCCAACAAACAATATCAGAGGCACTTGTAGCTTCCAGTTTTGATAGGTAATTAAGATGGCCGAAGCTATGAAAGCAAAAAAGTGCATTTCGAAAAGGCCGTGCATTTGGTAGATAAACAATCCCACATAGACACCGAAAAACATACTGGCTACATATTGATGCAGCTGAGTATTGGGAAGTGTTAGTTTGATCAAATACCAGGAGATAAGGGATAGAGACCCAACAGAAATAGCTAGGAGCCAAGTGTCGTAAAAGGTGGCCAAAAAGAGAGAAAAGGCCACATGAGCGAATAAAAATCTAACGATAAATGTATCGGACTTTTGATTAATTTCCTTGAATGAAATCGCAAGTTCTTGTTTTGTTAGGTTGTTTGTCATCTTATTGGTAGTTTAAAACATACTGAATAAATTTTCTGAATTTTCCTCTAGACCACAGCCATAAGAAACAGTGGACAGAAGACCGAAAGCAGGAGGTGGAACTCCTGCGAGCAGGGAATCAATGGCCATTTGAGTGAAATTGCTTCCAGGGTCAGTGCAATATCTAGCTCTGTTGTAGTTCCCTCGATAATACAGTTTGCTTTTAGTATTGATAATGGCGGCCTGAGGCGTTGAATACACCCCTAGTTCATTAGCAAATGTTCGATTCAGGTCGCGAATTACCTTAGTTTCACTATCGAAATAATCTTTCACCAGGTCGATGTCAGAAAATTCAGGAATGACTACGATAAATCGTATTGAGTCTCCATATTTCCGTTTTAGTGAATTGTAATGTTTAAGGTTAAACCTTGAGCAGGGACACTCAGGACTGAAAAAATGATAGAGTGTAGGCTTATCTACCGTTTGGTTGTAATAATTATCCAGATGAACTGACTGATTTACATAAACCAGAGAATAGTCTTTGGGGACTGGAGTAGGGAGGGTATACTGCACCTCTTGCTGCCAAAACAAAAAGCCAATCATTCCGAAGGCAGCAACAAGAAATAAGGCAATGCCCGTATATTTCAATGCGGTTTTCATGGTTAGGTAGGTTAAACACAAAAATTCCAATCTTGTGGTGAGAAGCTTCTTAACTTCTCCACAAGTTTTAATTAAATAATTTTAATCGAATGCTAGGTGGAATTATATAGCTGGTATATTAAAGTTATTGATTGTTGAATAAAATAAAATAAAACAGGAGTATATTTTTATTTATTAGTAAAATTTGGGTATTTCTCTTAGAGATGTATAGGTTGAATTGCCTATTGAGGACATGATGGAAAGACCTATTTTTTTATTGATAATGAGTCTATAAGTTCAATTATGATTGTTTTATGGCTAATTGAATTTTTAGCATTAAATATTAAATGGTGGTACTTGGCTGCTATTTTCTCATGTCTTTAAGAATTTGTTGAAAAACACTCGTTAAAGGTGTGTTTAATATATGGTGTATTAAATTGAATTATTATTTTTATTAAATATATATTTTTATTCTGAGGTATTACGGTTAGATTAGCTAGAAGCAGCACTAAGAGTACTGTTTTACCTAACCTACCTAACCATGCGAATATTATTTTTGGTGACCAGCCATAATGGATTGAGTCAACGACTGTATTGTGAACTAGTGTCTGATAATCAAGAGGTACAAATTCATGTCCTTGATACAGATGAACAAACTATAAGCGTTGTAGAAGACTACCTTCCGGATCTAATCATAGCACCTTTTCTTAAAGCAGCCATACCCAAATTAATATGGGAAAAATACGTTTGTCTTATCGTTCATCCCGGAATAGTTGGTGACCGTGGGCCATCCGCTTTGGATTGGGCCATCATGAGAAAGGAGGCCATTTGGGGTGTCACGATATTACAGGCAGCTGAAGATATGGACGCAGGAGATATTTGGGCTTCAGAGGAGTTTGAGATGAGAAACGCTACCAAGAGTAATCTTTACAGGCATGAAGTGACACAGGCGGCCTCAAGTGCTATAAAGAAGGCCATTGCTAATTTCAAAAATAAAAGCTTTGAACCGCAAGTGCTTGATTATAATCACCCAAGCGTGAAGGGTAATTGGAACGATCCGATTAAAAGAAAGGACCGCACTTTTGAATGGTCTGATACGACTACCTCTATCATCCGAAAGGTTCAAGCAGCTGATAGTTCTCCGGGTTTGCTAGAAACTCGAATTTTTGACGAGCCACTTTATATGTATGGCGCTCATCCGGAGTCTATACTCAAAGGTCAGCCAGGTGAAATAATTGCTAAAAGAAACGGAGCTATTTGTGTGGGTACCGGGGATGGTAGTCTTTGGATTACCCATCTGAAGAAGAAAAAGGGAGGAGTAAAAAATAAGTCCGCAAATGTGATTAATTCATTGTTGATTGAGGTTCCCGAAGCGCCACTGGATGCTTTTGATTCGTACAAAGGCCAAGATACTTTTAGAGAAATCTGGGTTGAGGAGGACGGCGATGTACTCTATATCAATTTTGATTTTTAGAATGGGGCGATGTCAACTGATCAATGCAACAGTTTGAGAAAGGTATTTATGCAGGCTTGTCAGTTGGATCATAAGGTGATTGTACTTCAAAGCGGATCAGATATTTGGTCAAACGGAATAGATTTAAATACCATCGAATGTTCTGATAATCCGGCAGATGAGTCTTGGGAGAATATAGTGGCGATAGATGATTTGATTAGAGAAATCATTAATTGCGAGTCTAAGGTCGTCGTATCGGCCATGACAGGAAATGCAGGTGCAGGAGGAGTGATATTGGCACTTGCTGCTGATTTTGTCTTTGCCAGAGACGGGGTAGTTTTAAATCCTCATTACAAAAAAATGGGATTGTATGGATCTGAGTATTGGACTTACCTTTTGCCTAAACGAGTAGGTCAGAAACAAGCCCTTCAGCTAACGGAGGAATGTGAAGCTTTAGTGGCTGGTCAGGCCAAGAATTTGGGACTTATTGATGATTGTTTTGGGGAGACGCTTGAAGCTTTTAAAGCCACGGTTAGAGAAAAGGTGAAAAAGCTTGTTGTCCATGAAGCGTATCATAAGCTTATTTCTGATAAACGATTGTTAAGATTGAAGGATGAGACAAAAAAATCACTTGACAGCTATCGGGATGAAGAACTCAAGAAGATGAGTGAGATATTTTATTCCGGTGAAAGTGATTACCATATGAAGAGACATTTTTTTGTAAATAAGATTAGTGCAAAGAGACAAATTGAATCCAATTGGAATATCATCAATTATAAATGTGTTGAAGCTAAGCCCGTGTTGGAAAATGCTTGATACCAATTTAATGATGACTTTTTTTCTGTCAAAATCTATAAGTAGCGCTATTTGTTAGTTGTTTTTAGTATGGCTTCACCACAGCGTCTGATACCAAAGAGCAATTGCTCATTACTCATCAATAAAGAAGTTGAAATGATCAAAAGGCATTGCATTCAGAAGTAATTGCTACCTTATTCTTAAAGGAGATTAATGAATCTCCTTAATACAAAAGTCCGCTGGGTACTTTTTGTTTTTTTAGGGAGCGTGGTGGATTACGCCTGTGTAGGACGATATGCCCTCACAGTTTGATTAAGGCAGAAAGATAGCCGATCCGCGCACAACCACAAAAGTCTGTTTAGCCATTAGCCCAGATTTAGACCGCCAAGGAAACTACGAATGCGTTATCGGTATTCTAGAGATTCCGCGAGGAGCGGTGGTGCTGTGTCGATAGCTATCGGCACTGGCATTGATTCGAATAGCTCGCATAGCCTGTCCCGCTTTTGCGGGAGGCATTCGTGCCTACACCTTGTTATCCCTCTTTTAACACCATTTTTGCATAAGTGTCAGTATTAAAAACAGGAATTTGAGATTTCTTATAGTCTTTCGTGTTTCTGGTCACGATGGCAGAAATTTCTTTGCTTCCTTGAGCTACAGAATGTTGAATCGCGTCTTCAAAATCCTTGAATTCGCTGTTAACTGCGTTTTCAATGTCTTTGCCAGAGACGCTAAGAATTTCTACTAATTCTAGTAGGTCACCAATAATGGCTCTGGTTTTCATGTCGCCAAGTTCTTTTCTAACAATGTAGTGAACGTTATTGAGACAAATAGATGATGCGAATAGCTTAAGCTTCTTCTTATCCGCCAAATCAAAAATTATAGAAGCAGCATCTGCATGAGGTTGTCTGTCAATAAGTAGATCAATGATGATATCAGTATCAACAAAAATTTTAGATGCCATGCTTACTGTCTTTTGCTTGGTTAAGGTTGTTTTTGTAATTGAAAGAAGAGTCTGTTTTTAATACACCTCTCAGTTTTCGCACTCTAGGAGATAATTGTTCTCCTTCGATCGATTGAGTTTTAGACTCAGTTAAGTAGCGGAAATAGTTTTCTACCATTTCAGATAAGCTCCGGCCTTTGTTTGAAGCATATTTTTTTGCTTGATCTATAATTTCCTTTTCAAGCGTAAGAGTTAATTTGGTATTCATAGCACGTGTATTTTATTGTTATTTTGTACGTGTAAATAAACAAATGGTTTTCGAAAAATCCTAATGAGGGCTAACGACCGTATGCATTGTTATCCATCTTTTTCACGGCAATGTTAATTTGGTAAATTTGGGTTATGAACGAATGGAAGAATGAGATTGAAAATTGGGATAGGGTAAGTAAGGATATGGCCATCCTTGACTTACTTTTACCCACCAATTGGATAAAAGATTCGTTTCCAAAACAGCCAAAAGAAACATTATGAAGAAGATTAACTAAATTTATATCTACAGGGGTTATTCATGGAAGTGTTTGTTATCAGCTTTTTTTAGTAGTCAAATAGTAAGATTTCATCCGTTTCGATTATTTCATCAATTTCGTCAATAACCTCTTCATCAATTAAATCTGCTTCCTTCATTATTTTCTGTAGGTCTGAGTTTAGCCATTCAGAGTTCCATAATTCTATGCTATCATCATTCACCAGCTGACAAAGAGGCTCTTCGTATTCCTTTTCTCTATCAAGTTTGATTGTTACTCTTTGTAGCCAAATTTTTATATGACCTGTATTGGGAATAGTACTGAATCGTTTGTTAATCAAAGTCAAAATTTCATCACGCTGATCTTCAATATCTATTAGAGAAAGTAGTTTACTTAGAATCCCACAAGAAATTGGGTATGTTCTTGGGTTCTTAAAAGCTATATCAATCAGAATGCTCACCAAGACATGAATGTTATCATTAGTCTCTTCTAACTTATAGATTCGATTGTAGAATTTATCAAGAGCTTTTCTTAAACTTCCTGAATTGGGATGTTCTCTTGACAGTTTAAGAATCAGCAATAAGTGTTGCTGAAGTCCAGAAGTTCCTTTTTTTTGACTCAACCAATACAGCTTGTCTGGTTTTATTGAATCAACAATAACATCATTCGATACTAACGTCTTTTGAGCATTCAACCTCATGCCTAGGCTAATCAGAATTTCGGTTAGATACTTGGTAATTAGTTCGCCTTCTTGTGGATTGTTTACAAAAATTCTGTAATCATCTCGATATCTAAGAATTTTGTAATCAGTTATTCCTTGGTTGGTGATTTGTTCTGTTAGTTCAAGGTCGGCATATCCCAGAATCATTTCAGCGATAAAGTCAGTTAAGGCACTACCCTGAGGGATTCCATTAGTCTGACCAAAAGACATATCTCGAAGCAGCTTATCAACCGCATTACCAACATGTTCTTGCCCTCTATTAATTTTTGAAAATGCTTTTGTATGAATTGCCCAAGGAATAGAATGAGTGTAAATGGAACCATAGCAATCACTGATGTCCGTATGAATTACATATTCGAAACTCAGAGCCAGTTTCAAAGATTCCTGTTCAATTCCCTGCCACCAGTTGATTATTGAGGTAGCGACATCTGATGAATCGTCTTCAGATTCTGTTGGAATGCTATGACAAATCAACTTTTCATTATTCTGGAATTCCTTAAATCTATTTTGAATTAATTCCCAGTTCGATTCAGTTGTTATTTTGTGAACCAAAGAAACGTAAAGAAAAGGATGAATAAGTTCAAATGGTCTCCAAGCGTATTTCCCATCCTTATTGTTGAGTAAGACATAGTTAACATCTTCAAACTCACTTGGAAATGGTTTCTTTACTTTACCAGTTGCAGGTTTATATCCTTTGTAAAATTCTTCTATTTCAGTATCGCCAATTGTATCAGAAATTTCTCTCAGCAATTCTTCAAAAACAAAATATGGTGGGAGATCAAAGTTGAAATAGCTTTCCTCTTTCAAGAAAAACTCTCGGGCTTCATCATGGTCAAATTGGAGAATATTCATTTTTGATTATTGCTGATAACGCCTGAGTAGGAAGCGTACCTCTCAGACAACGTTTGTAAAAGCTCTAAGCTAGCCGATCCGATCAACAACCACAAAAGCTTCTTTCTGGAATTCTGTTGAGGTAGCTGCAGTCACGGAACAGTCAGGTGATTCCTCGGCCTTCTGGTGCTTCCCGATCGGAACGGCTGTTCCGATGGCAGTGCAGTCTCGGACTTCTACCGCAAAAGGTATGCTTGCCTACTCTTTGTTATCGAGATATTTCATGCAGTTCAAAGTGCCAGTCTTCGCCATCTTCTTTGCTTACAATGACAGTTACTTCAGCAAAAGCTTCCGTTCCCTTAGCTATGAGTGTGTAAACCGCATGCTCTGACTTTTTGTAGCCGTTAGAGGAACTAGACGACGAGCCCGTTGTTAGAAAACCGAAACCTTTAACTTGACCTATCGCTGAAATGACTTCTTGGTTGTTCGTTATACGTTCTTTTGCAACATCAAGAGATTCTGAAAATGCAAATAGCATGTTGATACCAACGAAGAGAGCGATTACAAGAATGTGGGAAGCTGTTCTCCATCCAGATCGAAAGTATGCCTTAAATATTCCGAGTTTAATGAAGAGTTCAACGCCTAGAATTACGCCAATTGATGCCGTTAAGATTGCGTACCCTGTATTATAGCTTTCCCAGAAGAAGTAGATGTCTAAGGTCTTCGCCAACTTACCATAGATCATTAGAATTAGACCGATGATGCCAGCTAGTTTGACGGTTGAGTTAAGTTCGTTCCAAAAGGTTTTTATCGCGTTCATTAGATAGTTCTCGATAACGCTAAGCTAGCAGGAGTGCGCCCCGAACTTGGCAAGTTCTGATAAAACTAATGAATCTGCCAGTGCTTCCAAAGTTTGTAGAAAGCACTGCGTTCAGAAAGTGAAAAATCCTGCGAGCTGAAGAGGGTAGAAAGCACCGCCCTTTCCCAGCTGCTGATTCATGGTGATGTTTGCACTGAATTTTGTAAAATAGCAGTTGGCGCATTCGTGCTAGCGCTTGTT
The sequence above is drawn from the Reichenbachiella sp. genome and encodes:
- a CDS encoding response regulator, whose product is MKLLIVDDSSVMRRTIEKHLTNYNLEIVGMAKNGKDAINQFEMKRPDVVTLDITMPEMDGLTCLDKMMAINPEAKVMIITALSDKYTGLLALDKGARGFLYKPVNQTDLVTAFDKLLKRN
- a CDS encoding DUF6364 family protein, with translation MNTKLTLTLEKEIIDQAKKYASNKGRSLSEMVENYFRYLTESKTQSIEGEQLSPRVRKLRGVLKTDSSFNYKNNLNQAKDSKHGI
- a CDS encoding enoyl-CoA hydratase/isomerase family protein produces the protein MSTDQCNSLRKVFMQACQLDHKVIVLQSGSDIWSNGIDLNTIECSDNPADESWENIVAIDDLIREIINCESKVVVSAMTGNAGAGGVILALAADFVFARDGVVLNPHYKKMGLYGSEYWTYLLPKRVGQKQALQLTEECEALVAGQAKNLGLIDDCFGETLEAFKATVREKVKKLVVHEAYHKLISDKRLLRLKDETKKSLDSYRDEELKKMSEIFYSGESDYHMKRHFFVNKISAKRQIESNWNIINYKCVEAKPVLENA
- a CDS encoding ATP-binding protein, with the protein product MTNNLTKQELAISFKEINQKSDTFIVRFLFAHVAFSLFLATFYDTWLLAISVGSLSLISWYLIKLTLPNTQLHQYVASMFFGVYVGLFIYQMHGLFEMHFFAFIASAILITYQNWKLQVPLILFVGLHHGAFAYAQFIGTQEVYFTQLEYMDLQTFIFHISLAVTVVTICGFWAHNLRIATIQNAMKSKELESSNSKLESSLSEIQVAHSELDKERKEVKYLYNQSEAVFDNVDEGIFLLNKDFTISDVYSKQMEKIFEQKEIANQEFINFMRPRLVTRDLEALQMYIKHLFDKNIETDVLAQLNPVEHIEIFHYDEQGIAHSKHIKIVFSRVFEGEDIRNILVTVIDETETVQLEMKVKEAELKNKQETEQMLSILRIEPDLLMDFLVTAEETLESISLRYEMDSKRDFNELINFTFNTIHNLKGNASLIDLQLITEKFHDLENSLSKLKTKNVVGNDFLNILYEISEISILLSNIKALLNRVINISTQFSQKQMDTDDRLAEALERGAKRISADVGKKVRFEFANEKHIQIPEKFKLDIKDISIQLIRNSIIHGIETPDVRVANNKPEEALIQLSLNPSEKGDNLHFKYKDDGQGLDLKKILHQAVEKGMVNKESVKGFEAKDILKLLFKDGFSTSESVTEHSGRGHGLSLVNSLTKKHNGKLNISFKKGKSFELDFIFPVNTPELAIVA
- a CDS encoding PIN domain-containing protein; the encoded protein is MASKIFVDTDIIIDLLIDRQPHADAASIIFDLADKKKLKLFASSICLNNVHYIVRKELGDMKTRAIIGDLLELVEILSVSGKDIENAVNSEFKDFEDAIQHSVAQGSKEISAIVTRNTKDYKKSQIPVFNTDTYAKMVLKEG
- a CDS encoding formyltransferase family protein, which codes for MRILFLVTSHNGLSQRLYCELVSDNQEVQIHVLDTDEQTISVVEDYLPDLIIAPFLKAAIPKLIWEKYVCLIVHPGIVGDRGPSALDWAIMRKEAIWGVTILQAAEDMDAGDIWASEEFEMRNATKSNLYRHEVTQAASSAIKKAIANFKNKSFEPQVLDYNHPSVKGNWNDPIKRKDRTFEWSDTTTSIIRKVQAADSSPGLLETRIFDEPLYMYGAHPESILKGQPGEIIAKRNGAICVGTGDGSLWITHLKKKKGGVKNKSANVINSLLIEVPEAPLDAFDSYKGQDTFREIWVEEDGDVLYINFDF
- a CDS encoding RNA-directed DNA polymerase — protein: MNILQFDHDEAREFFLKEESYFNFDLPPYFVFEELLREISDTIGDTEIEEFYKGYKPATGKVKKPFPSEFEDVNYVLLNNKDGKYAWRPFELIHPFLYVSLVHKITTESNWELIQNRFKEFQNNEKLICHSIPTESEDDSSDVATSIINWWQGIEQESLKLALSFEYVIHTDISDCYGSIYTHSIPWAIHTKAFSKINRGQEHVGNAVDKLLRDMSFGQTNGIPQGSALTDFIAEMILGYADLELTEQITNQGITDYKILRYRDDYRIFVNNPQEGELITKYLTEILISLGMRLNAQKTLVSNDVIVDSIKPDKLYWLSQKKGTSGLQQHLLLILKLSREHPNSGSLRKALDKFYNRIYKLEETNDNIHVLVSILIDIAFKNPRTYPISCGILSKLLSLIDIEDQRDEILTLINKRFSTIPNTGHIKIWLQRVTIKLDREKEYEEPLCQLVNDDSIELWNSEWLNSDLQKIMKEADLIDEEVIDEIDEIIETDEILLFDY